The genomic region AAGGGCGGAGCGCACCCCACGAACCCATCGCGGATGCCCTTCGCCGTTGTCCGGCACCGCTCGGCCGCCGCCGGTAATCTGGGCGAAAGCCGAAATCCTTGACTATTCTTCCGAAAATCTACCATTTCACGCTGGGTCGGTCAAATGGAGATATACCCGCGGGCCAGTCGCCGTTCCTCCGGCCGACCACCACACACCAGCCACGCCCGATTCACTCCCGCCTCCGCCCGGCAAACCAGCCCAGGTTGCACTCGTCTATCGGACCAGCATCGCGCAACAGCCGGGGGTCCGCTAACACGAACGCCGGCCAGCCGTCTTGAAGCCGCAACCACAACGCCATGATACGTGGCGCGGACGCCCGGCGGCTCGACTCCGGCGCCCCCAGCCCGTGTTCCGTCGCGCTCCGCCAGTCCGGCGAAAGACGGGATCCGGAACGCGGTTCGCTGGTCTTTTCTGCTGGACACCGGCCCGCGTCGCTGTGAGATTGTCCTCCGTCATGCAAGAGCCCCCACCCAACGACACGCCCGCATCACCCCCGCCCGATGCCGCCGCCATCGACTCCGACGACCGCCGCTGCCTCGCCTGCGGATACATGCTCCGCGGCCTCGGTCCCGAGCCCCGCTGCCCGGAGTGCGGCCTCATCAACATCCCCGAGGAATTCCGCCGCCAGGTCTGGGACCTCGTCGACTCCGGCCGCTGGTTCTTCTCCGGTTTCTTCCGCCCCTTCCGCAAACGTCCCCCGGGCTGGTGGTGGGCCCTCGACCGCCCCGGCGACGTCCGCCGCTCCTGGCGATACGCCATCATCAACATGCTCGTCACACTCTTTGTCGTCGCCGCCATCATCGGCTACGCCGATGGATGGATCGTGACCACCAATTATGTCTGGGTGGCCTTTGTGCCGGATGAGGTGGGCCCGCCGATTCCAGTCCTCCGTGAGTCCTCGTCAAGGAGCCTGATTGTCTCGCGAGAGTATTTTGCTCCGACGTTTGAGAAAGCAGAGGAATTCAATGACTACAACATGTTCAAATATGGCGAACGGAATTTCCTCAGTTGGGAATGGCACGCGTCGATCGAGTCCTTCTGGCCCGCATTGGTATTCGTACCCTGGATTTGGCTGACCTGGATATTTCCAGCTTTCGTCGGGATCGCCACTCAGATTCGACGCGGGTTGCCGTCTTTCGCTCGTCCTCCACGCACAATCGTGGCCGCGGCGAGTTACGAATCTCATCGAATGATCTACATTGCGATTGCGTTATGCGCCGCGCTGGTCGGCGCTTGTTGGAATATCCGGACGACGATGTCCATCCTGCCGGGCCTCGGGGCTTCCTCCAACGAGTTCATTCTTCTTCCGGCGTTTCTGATCGCGGTGATCTATGCTGCTCTTGGCTGGATCGGCCCATTGCGCAGCGACTACACCCATCAACTTATTCAATCTCGTTTTCATGCGGGACGCATTATCGTCATGTATGCAATCGTGCTGCCAATCCCGACCGTGATGGCTTCCTGGATGGTCCTGGGTTGGCTGATGTCAATCGGCTGAAGTCACACTGGCATGCAACGGGCGACAGCTTTGGAAACGATCTCCCACAACATCGCCTCCGACGACCGCCGCTGCCTCGCCTGCGGATACATGCTCCGCGGCCTGGGCCCCGAGCCCCGCTGCCCGGAGTGCGGCCTCATTAACATTCCCGAGGAATTCCGCCGCCAGGTCTGGGACCTCGTCGACTCCGGCCGCTGGTTCTTCTCCGGTTTCTTCCGCCCCTTCCGCAAACGTCCCCCGGGCTGGTGGTGGGCCCTCGATCGCCCCGGCGACGTGCGCCATTCGTGGGAACATGCGGCCGCCAACGTGCTGATCAGCCTATTGATCATCGCCGCGGTCGTCGGCGTGGCCGATGGATGGTGCTACCGTGTCAATGACTATGGCCTTTTGTCGCTTCCGGTCGGGGAACCCGGTCCGCCGGAGCCCCTGCATCTTTCCATCAGCGTTGTGAGTCTGACCCATTCCCGAAGAATGGCCGACTGGTGCAAGTGGCGCGCCTTCGATTCGTTTAGCGATGATCAGAACCTGCTTTTCTCATTCACCTATGTCGCGTGGGTATGGAGTCCTTCCTGGCAATCCGCACTGCCCGTCATGCCCCTTGTCGCCTGGGTCTGGTTGGTCTGGGTTTTTCCTGCGTTTGCCGGGGTCAGCACGCAAATCCGAAAAGACCTTCCGGCGTTCGCCAGAGCACCGCGCACGATCGTCGCCGCGGCAAACTATGAATCACATCGCATGATCTACCTCGCCATCGTTGTGTCCGCGTCAGCAGTCCTATCCGCTTGGATCATCGCCTCGGTCGACATTGCATCGCAGACACTTGGCGGATTTGCTCCCGCGTCGTTCCCCAAGTACGCGATCGTTGCTCCCATTCTTCCCGTGTTGCTGCTTCTCTTCGCCGCCTTCAACTGGATCGGCCCCCTCCGCAGCGACTACACCCGCCAGCTCATCCAGGGCAGATGGCACGCCGCCCGGATCATCCTCATGTACGTCCTCTTCTTCCCCGCCGCCTTCGTCCTCGGCTCCATCTCCTCCATCGGCGCCCTCATGCGCTGGTAGCCTCTCGCCTCTTTTCTATTGCCTATTGCCTATTGCCTACTGCCTTCCTCCTTACACATTCCAAAAGGAATCAACAGTTCTAATCAACACGGTCCCTCCGGCGCGGTATACTGCCGATAGTACCGGCGGAGGCGGTCCCGGCCGGGCACCTCCGCGTCCCGTAAAGCGTCAGTGCACGGCCGGCAAGATCGGTTCTTGAACGAAGGACGCCGCCCGGCGGTGCCTAAAAGCGGCAACCGGCGGGGCTTCAGGTAGGCCGACAAACATGTTCCAGCCGATGACTCTCATCGTCGTGATCGTCCTGGGGCTGCTCCTTCTGGGAGCCACGGCGGCTCTGCGCCGCGCCTGCGGACCGGAAAATGACCTCTCCTGTCCGCACTGCCAGGCGTCCAACCGCCGCGGAGCGCATTACTGCGCCCGCTGCGGCGAGCTGCTTCGAAAGTAAGCGACGGCCACGCGGCCGGCGCCGCACCGGGAAGACCCCGGCAATCGCCGGCGAACGACGCGAACCGTCGATGTAAATCCGCTTCTCCGTTTCCCTTCGAAAGGATACGCCCATGCCCGACCATGCTGAACGATCCGGCTCGTGGAAAGGCTCCTCCGGACCGCCGCCGCTGCTGGCCTCGATCATCGGTAGCGTGCTCCTGCTGGCCGTGGCGGTCACCGCCGTCTACTGGTTCATCATCCGCGTCGAGGTGGACGCCGATCGCATCCTCGTTCTGGTCAACAAGACCGGACGCACGCTCCCGGAAGAGCTCCGCAACGACTACAACGACCAGGTCGTGCTCTACCCGGCCCTGGTCGAGCGAATCGCCGCCGTCACCGGCGAGACCCCGGAGCAGGTCCGCGACAACTACAAGGGCATCCGCTACGAAGTCATGCCCGAGGGCCGCTACTTCCCCAATCCCTATTTCTACAAACGCATCATCGCCGACGCGACGATCATCAAGCAGACCGAGATGGGCGTGCTCATCCGCAAATACGGCAAGCCCCTGCCGTTTCCCAAGACGGTGGCCACCGAGCCCGATGAGCGCGGACCCGTCGCCGAAATCCTTCGCCCCGGCCGCTACAACATCAATCCGCTCGCCTACGACGTGCAGCGCTTCACGGCCATGCAGATTCCCGAAGGGCACGTCGGCGTCGTGACCCTGCTCAGCGGAGACGATCCCAAGCAGCGCAATACCTACACGGTCGCCCCGGGGGAAAAGGGCGTGCAGCGCGAGACGCTCTCGCCCGGCCTCTACTACTACAACCCCTACCTGCAGAATGTCGAGGTCGTCGACGTTCGCAGCCAGAAGTATGACATGCTCGGCGACGACGCCATCCAGTTCCCCTCCAACGACAGTTTCACCATCCGTATCGAGGGGACCATCGAGTGGGCGATACGGCCCGACCACGTGGCCGAAATCACCGTCGCCTACGGCGACGAGCAGGACATCCTCAACAAGATCATCCTGCCCAACGCGCGGAGCATCTCCCGCATCGAGGGCTCCAAGCTCTTCGCCCGCGAGTTCATCAGCGGCACGACGCGACTGGCCTTTCAGGAGCGACTTCTCGGTGAGCTCAAGCAGGAGTGCTGGAAGCAGGGCATCGACATCCGCGCCGCGCTGGTGCGCGACATCCAGCCGCCCGCGGAAATCGCCTCGCTCATCAGCGCCCGCGAGCAGGCCGACCAGGAAATCGACCGCTCCACCAACCAGATGGAGGAAGCCAAGTCCGAGGCCATGCTCGTCGAACAGCGCGAACTTCAGGATCAGAACAGCGCCATCGGTGACGCCCGCCGCGACGTGGTCACAGTCATCAAGCAATCGGAGCAGCGCAAGGGCGTGGCCGTGACCGAAGCCCGCCGGGCGCTGGAAGTCGCCAAGCTCCAGCTCGAAGCCGCCGAGAAAGAGGCCGTGGCCATCCGCTCCCGTGGGGAAGCCGAGGCCAACGTCGTGCTGCTGGAATACAAGGCCCAGGCCGAGCCGCTCAAGCAGGCCGTGGAAGCCTTCGGTGACGGCTACGTCTACGCCCAACAGTTCTTCTACCAGAAAGTGGCCCCGGCCATGCAGTCCGTGTTGACCAATACCGACGGCCCCTTCGCCGACGTCTTCCGCCGTCTCCAGTCGGCCGAGTCGCGAACCATGACCACGGGAGGTGCACCGTGATGAAACGCCTGATCGCCGGCCTTGTCGGCGTAACCATGCTGCTCGTGTTCTTCGTCGGCGCGTTGTGCTGGTTCACCTTCCGCGTCTACGTGCCGGAAGACAAGTGCGCCGTGCTCGTCCGCAAGATGGGCGACGTGCTTCCGCCCGGCCAGCTCGTCGCCACTGAGTCCGGTCAGCGCGGCATCCAGATCGATGCCCTCGGTCCGGGTCGCTATTTCTACAATCCGCTGTTCTGGGATTACGAACTCCGCGACCTGACCGTCGTGCCTTCGGGCGATCCCAAGACCTGGGAATGGACGCACTCGCTCGACGCGAACCAGCGCGACGCCCTTCGCGCCGGCCGGTTCACGTTCAAGGGTGATTTCCCCCAGATCGGCGTCGTGACCCGCAAGGTCGGAAAGGACCCCGCGCCGGATCAGGTGATCGTCAGCCGCGACTCGGGCGTGAAGGGCATCTGTGCCGAGGTCCTGACACCGGGAACGTATCGCATCAACCCCTACGTCTATGAGGTGGAACTGCATCCCGCCACGGTCATCCCCGCCGGATTCGTCGGCGTGGTGACCAACCTGTTCGGAGAACAGCCGGAAACCGCCGCCGGCGCCGAACTGCCCGAACTGGCCATGGGCGAGGGAACCGGTGACGAGGATGAGTCCAAGCTCGCCTCGAGTGCCGACCGCAGCGCCCCCGGCGGAGCCCGCTCGCTGCGCCCGCTCGCCGAATCCGGCCAGCGCGGCACCATGCGCGACGTTCTCCAGCCCGGCGTCTACTTCATCAATCCCAAGCTCCAGAAGGTCACGCTGATCGAAATCGGTTTCAACGAGTATTCTCAGATCAAGGTCAGCGAGATGGAGAACAACCGCATCGCCTTCCCGTCCGACACCGGTTACGAAATTCGCCTCGGCGTGACCGTGGTCTGGGGCATTCATCCGCGCCACGCGGCCGAGACCATCAACGAATTCGGCAACGTCGACGGCGTGCTCGACAAGGTCATCGGCCCGCAACTGCGCTCCATCTGCCGCAACATCGGCTCCACCTATGCCGCCCGCGACTTCATCCAGGGCGAAAAACGCGAGGCGTTCCAGCGGGCCATGACGGCCGAGCTCCAGCGCATCTGTCGCGGCAAGAACATCGAGATTCTCCTGGCGCTGGTGCGCGAACTGGAAGTCCACGCCCCCGGCGCCCAGGGCGGCGAGGAGGTTACCGAGGACCTCAAGCGCACGATTCAGCAGAGTTACGTGGCCATCGAGCAGCGCATCACCAACGACAAGCAGCGCGAGGCGGCCACCGTCCGCGCCAAGCTGGAGGAGGAGCGCAAAAAGGTGGACATCGCCCGCGAAACCATCCGCGCCGAGACCCGCGTGAAGGTCGCCAACATCGCCGCCGAGGGTCAGAAGGAAGCGGCGCAGATCGACGCCCAGACCCAACTCGAGGTGGCCGACATCCAGCAGGAAGTCGCCCGGCTCGACGCCCAACGGATTGAGATCCTCGGCCGGGCCCGCGCCGACGTGGAGCGGATGAAGAACGAAGCGGAGGCCAAAGGCTATCAACTGCTCGTCGGCGCGCTCGGCAGCGGCGAGGCCTACAACCTCTACACGTTTGCCCAGAACTTCCAGCCGCAGAACATCCAATTGTTCTTTGCCGGCGAAGGAACCTTCTGGACGGACCTGACGCGCTTCCAGGACGTCGGGGCCGCGCGGCTGCTCCAGTCGCAGGCCGACGCGCCGGATACGCCCGTCCGACCCGTCCCGACGCCGCCTTCAAACCCATCTCGCACGGCGCGAAATCCGTAGCGCGGCATGCCCTTCGGTATATCCCGGCGGGTCGTGAGGCGAAGCTCCCTGCTGGCAGATCGCGATGATCGCGACTTTGGAAGAACTGGCCGAGCACTCGAAGGCTTGGGCCCAATGGGGTCGGCGATTTTACGAACCTGCGTGGATCAAGCCAGTCGGCTGTCCCTGGTGGGAGGTCGCTTGGTTGCGCTTGCGAATGCCGGAACTCCCGCAGAGTTACTTGCAGGTGGCGAGGCGATATCAACTGAATGGCCGGTGTATTGGCTGTTTTGAGCTCTCGCCCGGACGTTTGCACAAGAGCCTCGCCTGCAATCTCATCGATTGGAATCGGCCGAAGGCTAATCCACATTGGGATCAAGTTCTGGAGCACGGCGCACGTTTCGTGGCATCCAACGAAGCAGAACCCATCGCCGTGGTGTGCACACCCGCCAAGCATGTGGTTGGCGAAGTTCTCATGTTCGACCATGACCTTCCTGCAAAGGAGCCAGTCGTAATCGCTGCCGATTTCGAGACCTTCATGCTGGCAGCAGGGAATGCCTACGCGCTCTTCTATGAGTACCGTGATACGAATCTTGCGGCCGGACTCTCCGAGTTCCTTGAGCGCCTGAAGGTCCTGGGGATCGCGAATAACCCGGATTCGTTCCGAGCGTGGCGCCAAGTTGGCGAAGTTATGTTCACGTAGGTACGCGCATTCATGATGTTCTGTCCAGTGCCGGCCATTCGCGATTCGGAGGCGTTGACCGTTGCATCCAATCCACCTCAGCACGTCGCTTTGAACGCCTCGTGGAATTCAACGAGGCCGCGCGGGGGATCGTCGGTGAAGGGCAAGGCCATGAAGTACTCCGGAGGGATGCCTTCGAGGATCAGATCGGGGAAGTTCCTGAACCCGAAACGCTGGTAATACGGGGGATCGCCGACCAGCGCGCAACCCCTCGCGGCGGCGGATCTGAGTCTGTCCAATCCCTTGTTCAACAGGGCCGTTCCGATGCCCTGTCGTTGAAGCGACGGCAGGACCGACACCGGCCCGGCGCCGTACCAGTCGCAGCGCTGCCCGTCGATGGTGATCGGCGAAAAAGCAACGTGGCCGACGACGCGATTTTCCACCTCGGCCACGAGTGACACACTGAGGGCACCGGCCTGGCGCAGGGAGTTGATGATGAAGACTTCCGTCTGCCGGCTGTGCGGATGAGTCGCAAACGCGGCCGCGGTGACCTCTGCGATGGCTTGGATGTCTTCCGGCCGTTCGTCTCTGATGATCACGTGCAGGACTCCCATTCGATGACTCCGGGTGCCTACGCGGGCAATCGGCAGGCCCGGGCGATGCACTTGGGGCCTCCATAGGTAATAACGCGCAAGGGCGCGCGCTCGAAGCAGGTGTCTGGAGTGAGCGCCCCGTTGGGCGGCGCTTTTCGAAGAAAATACAGTGAAGGTAACTTAGTTGAGCGTTCAACTAATAAATCTATATTTAATGCAATTATTTCATCTTTACTGACTTTGGCGAGGCGGCATTTGGGAAGCCGGGTCGATCAATTTTTGGGGTTTGTGTTGAAACCGGGCGCGAAGGGTTGGCCGCATTCGGGACAGCGAGGAGATTCCAGACCGGTGAGGTTGTATCCGCATTGGACGCAGGTGGGATAGCCGCGTTCGGTCATGATCTGGCGGATCGCGCGGCGGATGGGCCCGTCGCCCAATCTGAGAAACACGCGTTGGGCTATCCAAACGGCAACGAATGCCGCGATGAACTTGGAAGTAACTCGGCCGCCGACGGGTAGTGACTCGGACAGTTGTCCCTGCAAGAAGACCATGAGTAGGGACCCCCC from Phycisphaerae bacterium harbors:
- a CDS encoding N-acetyltransferase, producing MGVLHVIIRDERPEDIQAIAEVTAAAFATHPHSRQTEVFIINSLRQAGALSVSLVAEVENRVVGHVAFSPITIDGQRCDWYGAGPVSVLPSLQRQGIGTALLNKGLDRLRSAAARGCALVGDPPYYQRFGFRNFPDLILEGIPPEYFMALPFTDDPPRGLVEFHEAFKATC